The Jannaschia sp. M317 DNA segment TTCGCCACACCGGCGTGTTGTCGGATGCAGGCCTGATCGAAATCGTCAGCACCCTGCGCCGGGTGGAGCGTTACTGGAGCGATCAGATTCGCTATATCTACTGATCCGCGAGACACCCGCGTCCGGGCGATCAGAATTTTGCAAAATTCTGATCAGTTTCTTGCAAGAAACTGACTGCGCCCGGGGGGCATCCTGCGGTTTCAGGCTCCGGTGTCGCCCTCAAGACCGCCGCCTCTGAATCTCCTTGCACCCCTGCCATCGCCTCCCTAGACAGGCCGTCGATTTGCACCCGCCACACCCGGCGGGGTTTTCGCATATGGGGGGCCGCGATGGCCCTGGCAGGACAGATAAGGACGAGACACATGCAGGTGACCGAGACCCTGAACGAAGGCCTCAAGCGCGGCTATACCATCAAGGTCCCCGCGGCCGACCTGGACGCGAAGGTCAACGAAAAGCTGGTCGAAGCGCAGCCAGAAGTCGAGATGAAGGGCTTCCGCAAGGGCAAGGTCCCGATGGCCCTGCTCAAGAAGCAGTTCGGTCAGCGTCTGATGGGCGAAGCCATGCAGGAGAGCATCGACGGCGCCATGTCGAAGCACTTCGAGGAGTCGGGCGACCGCCCTGCCATGCAGCCCAAGATCGAGATGACCAACGAAGACTGGAAGGAAGGCGACGACGTCGAGGTCGCGCTGTCCTATGAGGCGCTTCCCGATGTGCCCGAGGTCGATTTCTCCGGCGTGAAGATCGAGCGTCTGGTCGTCGAGCCCGCCGAGGCCGACGTCAACGAAGCGCTCGAAAGCCTTGCCGGCAGCGCGCAGACTTTTGAGGCCAAAGACGGCGAAGCCGCCGATGGGGATCAGGTTGTCATCGACTTCCTGGGCCGCGTCGACGGCGAACCCTTCGAGGGCGGTGCCGCCGAGGATTACCCCCTCGTGCTCGGTTCCAACTCCTTCATCCCGGGCTTCGAAGAGCAACTGGTCGGCACCAAGGCCGGTGACAGCAAGGATGTCGAGGTGTCCTTCCCGGAGGAATACCAGGCCGAGCATCTGGCGGGCAAAGCCGCCGTTTTCGAGTGCACCATCAAAGAGGTGAAGGCCCCCGCCGAAGCCAAGATCGACGATGAGCTGGCCAAGCAG contains these protein-coding regions:
- the tig gene encoding trigger factor, yielding MQVTETLNEGLKRGYTIKVPAADLDAKVNEKLVEAQPEVEMKGFRKGKVPMALLKKQFGQRLMGEAMQESIDGAMSKHFEESGDRPAMQPKIEMTNEDWKEGDDVEVALSYEALPDVPEVDFSGVKIERLVVEPAEADVNEALESLAGSAQTFEAKDGEAADGDQVVIDFLGRVDGEPFEGGAAEDYPLVLGSNSFIPGFEEQLVGTKAGDSKDVEVSFPEEYQAEHLAGKAAVFECTIKEVKAPAEAKIDDELAKQFGAEDLAALTGQISERLGQEYQGAARQVIKRQLLDQLDGLVTFDLPPSLVEAEASQIAHQLWHEENPDVQGHDHAKIEPTDEHNALAQRRVRLGLLLAELGQKEGVEVTDAEMTQAIMNQARQYPGQEREFFQFIQQNQQAQQQLRAPLFEDKVIDLILERAEVTDKSVTKEELQAEVEKLEDA